From Microcystis aeruginosa NIES-2549, a single genomic window includes:
- a CDS encoding potassium channel family protein — protein sequence MQSIKFFSSMRPQNRQFAVIGLGRFGRAVCETLRKQGYQVVATDIDEGLVAQALSDRIVDNAIELDSTKPNALREAGIFETDTVIVAIGKYVEESIITTLNCKEAGVNFVAAKASTEIHGKLLKKVGADLVVFPEYDAGCELAHRLTRPSILERFDLDPEHSIVELKVPEAFHGKTLAELEIRNRYGLNIVAVGNAEKFKINPNPQERLHKDLAMVVIGSNRDIQRLPM from the coding sequence ATGCAATCAATTAAATTTTTTAGTAGTATGCGTCCCCAAAATCGTCAATTTGCCGTCATCGGATTAGGCAGATTTGGGCGAGCCGTTTGTGAAACCTTACGCAAACAAGGTTATCAAGTGGTAGCGACAGATATTGACGAAGGATTAGTAGCACAAGCGTTATCTGATCGAATAGTAGATAATGCGATCGAGCTTGATTCTACCAAACCTAACGCCCTGCGAGAAGCAGGAATTTTTGAAACCGATACGGTGATTGTTGCTATTGGTAAATACGTGGAAGAAAGTATCATTACTACTCTCAATTGTAAGGAAGCGGGGGTTAATTTTGTCGCCGCTAAAGCCTCCACAGAAATCCATGGAAAATTACTAAAAAAAGTTGGTGCAGATTTAGTAGTTTTTCCCGAATACGATGCCGGTTGTGAGTTAGCGCACCGTTTAACTAGACCATCAATTTTAGAACGATTTGATCTCGATCCCGAACATAGTATTGTCGAGTTAAAAGTCCCGGAAGCTTTTCACGGTAAAACCCTAGCAGAGTTAGAAATTCGTAATCGTTATGGGTTAAATATTGTCGCTGTCGGTAATGCGGAAAAATTCAAGATTAACCCCAATCCCCAAGAAAGATTACACAAGGATTTAGCCATGGTGGTAATTGGTTCTAACCGAGATATTCAGCGTTTACCGATGTAA
- a CDS encoding TrkH family potassium uptake protein: MTIARTICLGFIAVILAGTSLLMLPVSTTSGTWNDPIVALFTSTSAVCVTGLAVVDTGTYFSFWGQLFIALLVQVGGLGYMTTTTFLMLLIGRKFDLRQKLAIQESFDRPFLQGSQSLMKSVIATTLVFELTATLVMLTVFAQQYDFRYAVWLSLFHSISAWNNAGFGLFKDNLMSYQSSIIINLSITGLIIFGGIGYQVIIEFYTWFIHRFQYKRKGFVFSLNYKVAISTTIFLLVIGTLAFLLTEQGNTDTLANLSIKDKLLAAWFQSVTSRTAGFNTIDIGKISVEGLLITMALMFIGASPSGTGGGIKTTTFRILYNCTRSVLRGREEVTLYQRRIPTPLILKSMAVVFGSVIAIIISTLAISFVETDFQMIQLFFEVVSAFGTVGLSTGITAALSPISKLIIIFMMYLGRVGVILLIAAIIGDPKPTVINYPEENLLVG; encoded by the coding sequence ATGACGATTGCCCGGACAATTTGCTTGGGATTTATTGCGGTAATTTTAGCGGGAACTTCCCTGTTGATGTTGCCTGTTTCTACCACTAGCGGCACTTGGAATGACCCAATTGTTGCCCTCTTTACCTCCACTTCTGCCGTCTGTGTCACGGGTTTAGCGGTAGTAGATACGGGTACTTATTTTTCTTTTTGGGGTCAATTATTTATTGCTTTATTAGTGCAAGTGGGGGGGTTGGGATATATGACCACTACCACTTTTTTAATGTTATTAATTGGGCGAAAATTTGACCTGAGACAGAAGTTAGCAATTCAAGAATCCTTTGATCGACCTTTCCTGCAAGGTAGTCAAAGTTTAATGAAATCAGTGATTGCTACTACTCTAGTTTTTGAGTTAACAGCAACTTTGGTTATGTTAACTGTCTTCGCCCAACAGTATGATTTTAGATATGCGGTGTGGTTATCTTTATTCCATAGTATTAGTGCCTGGAATAATGCGGGTTTTGGCTTGTTTAAAGATAACTTAATGTCCTATCAGTCTTCAATTATTATTAACTTATCTATCACAGGATTGATCATTTTTGGAGGTATCGGTTATCAGGTAATTATCGAGTTTTACACTTGGTTTATTCACCGCTTTCAATATAAACGAAAAGGCTTTGTTTTTTCCCTTAACTATAAAGTTGCTATCAGCACAACTATATTTTTATTAGTGATAGGAACCTTAGCTTTTTTACTTACTGAACAGGGAAATACTGACACTTTGGCTAATTTATCAATTAAAGATAAATTGCTGGCCGCTTGGTTCCAATCGGTAACATCTAGAACAGCAGGATTTAATACTATTGATATTGGTAAAATTTCCGTAGAAGGTTTATTAATTACCATGGCTTTGATGTTTATTGGTGCCAGTCCTAGCGGTACAGGGGGCGGTATTAAGACCACAACTTTTAGGATTTTATATAATTGTACCCGCTCGGTTTTAAGAGGTCGTGAAGAAGTGACTCTTTATCAAAGACGCATTCCCACGCCGTTAATTTTAAAGTCAATGGCGGTGGTTTTTGGTTCGGTTATAGCGATTATTATCTCCACCCTAGCTATCTCATTTGTGGAGACAGATTTTCAAATGATTCAACTGTTTTTTGAGGTGGTTTCTGCCTTTGGAACTGTCGGCCTATCTACGGGTATAACCGCCGCTTTATCGCCGATTTCTAAGTTAATTATTATTTTTATGATGTATTTGGGACGGGTAGGAGTTATACTTTTAATAGCGGCTATTATCGGCGATCCGAAACCAACAGTTATTAATTACCCCGAAGAAAACCTTTTAGTGGGATAA
- a CDS encoding SpoIID/LytB domain-containing protein translates to MLKIKEKKQIISISSITAAILLSLTLIPAAIAKDVLLRVGIVQRFGDEAKEKLTLSSTSGDNLTLRVVGEDGQSQTLQTNRLQLEVIPRPLASPILQEKVILSDHATFETAENSAKNWAKMGIKVEITQPGRWQVWAKREVYENPLVRRWLLTSLQTKGHNQPYINTVLLKEKPQVSFQINGVRYFPKELEIESQKNLIQVTHGPDQVRLYGGTMRLQPNAYGTFTLVNNVPLETYLRGVVPHEIGHDAPESATRAQTIIARTYALRNLRRFQADNYELCADTHCQVYYGLTGTNPRADQAIAATRGLVLTYQNELVDALYSSTTGGVTALFSDVWDGEERPYLRAVVDSPNRVWDLSKQSLANETTFRQFINLKDGFNETGRRVFRWQKQASLADLSQDLETYLTRRKHPLADFQKIQWMEVTKRSPSGRILTMTIQTDKGILELHKNEVRSALGPPRSTLFYIDPIYDTNRQIQGYNFIGGGFGHGVGLSQFGSYNLARLGWSPEQILAFYYPGTIIQPLNNSIVFWRGN, encoded by the coding sequence ATGCTAAAAATCAAGGAAAAAAAACAAATAATTAGCATCAGTTCCATAACTGCGGCGATCTTGCTCAGTTTAACCCTAATTCCTGCCGCTATAGCCAAGGATGTCCTTCTGAGAGTGGGCATTGTCCAACGTTTTGGCGATGAAGCCAAGGAAAAATTAACCCTGAGCAGTACCAGTGGTGATAATCTCACCCTGCGCGTGGTGGGAGAAGATGGCCAATCCCAAACCCTGCAAACCAATCGCCTACAATTAGAAGTTATTCCCCGTCCCCTCGCTTCTCCCATCCTCCAAGAAAAAGTCATTTTGAGCGACCACGCCACCTTTGAAACCGCCGAAAATAGCGCCAAAAATTGGGCAAAAATGGGCATTAAAGTGGAAATTACCCAACCCGGACGCTGGCAGGTTTGGGCAAAGCGAGAAGTTTATGAAAATCCCCTAGTGCGGCGTTGGTTGCTGACCAGTTTGCAAACCAAAGGCCACAATCAACCCTATATTAATACTGTTTTACTCAAAGAAAAGCCGCAAGTTTCTTTCCAGATCAACGGGGTGCGCTATTTTCCCAAAGAATTAGAAATCGAGAGCCAAAAAAACCTGATTCAAGTTACCCATGGCCCCGATCAGGTACGTTTGTACGGGGGAACCATGCGCCTACAGCCCAACGCCTACGGCACTTTTACCCTAGTTAATAACGTTCCCCTCGAAACCTACCTGCGCGGGGTTGTACCCCACGAAATCGGTCATGATGCCCCAGAAAGTGCTACCCGGGCGCAAACTATTATCGCCCGCACCTACGCCCTCCGCAATCTCCGCCGTTTTCAAGCCGATAATTACGAACTCTGTGCCGATACCCATTGTCAAGTTTATTATGGATTGACGGGAACTAATCCCCGGGCTGATCAAGCGATCGCAGCCACGCGAGGCCTGGTTTTAACCTACCAAAATGAGTTAGTGGATGCCCTTTATTCCTCCACCACCGGCGGGGTAACTGCCCTCTTTAGTGATGTGTGGGATGGGGAAGAAAGACCTTATCTCCGGGCAGTGGTGGACTCCCCTAATCGAGTCTGGGATCTGTCGAAACAATCTCTCGCTAATGAGACAACTTTTCGCCAGTTTATTAATCTTAAAGATGGTTTTAATGAGACAGGCCGACGGGTCTTTCGCTGGCAAAAACAAGCTTCTTTAGCTGATTTGAGTCAAGACCTAGAAACCTATTTAACACGCAGAAAACATCCCCTTGCCGACTTCCAGAAAATTCAATGGATGGAAGTGACTAAGCGCTCTCCTTCCGGTCGGATTCTGACTATGACTATTCAAACCGATAAGGGGATTTTGGAACTGCATAAAAATGAGGTGCGTAGTGCCTTAGGACCACCTCGCAGTACCCTATTCTACATCGATCCTATCTACGATACCAATCGACAGATCCAGGGTTATAACTTTATTGGTGGCGGTTTCGGCCACGGGGTAGGATTAAGTCAATTTGGTTCCTATAATTTGGCCCGTTTGGGTTGGTCTCCCGAACAAATTCTCGCTTTCTATTATCCCGGCACTATCATCCAACCTCTCAATAATTCGATTGTCTTTTGGCGAGGAAATTAA